In Miscanthus floridulus cultivar M001 chromosome 5, ASM1932011v1, whole genome shotgun sequence, one genomic interval encodes:
- the LOC136451086 gene encoding uncharacterized protein isoform X1, with the protein MGKDAGEAQQQQQPPDGAGGGAGGGAGGSRGGRTRRFCCCGDGGAARVVRLQCVAALVLGVAVLLSALFWLPPFAGRGGGKEGPDPGDEFGAAIVASFRLHKTVPELSGNKSQLELDIYEEVGIPNSTVVVNTLHPLDGSNWTNIIFNIVPFPENVTVSSTWLSILRSKFMSLVVRQSTIHLTEPLFGNSSSFEVIKFPGGITIIPPQTAFLLQKPHATFNFTLNYPIYKLQDRTNELKDQMKAGLLLNPYENLYIKLTNLQGSTILPPTIVETSIVLEVGNHQPSVPRMKQLARTITNSSSSSGNLGLNHTVFGRVKQISLSSYLRHSLHSGGGSDAPSPAPMHHRGHHGHHHRHHSHDDNRHPASAPAPIHFPVPQPRYSAPPPSGCPYSKNKPKKRGPVTPAAEPAANDHRSPSIALPPHPSSPLPASRSRHGPSMQGGSPVPPPPALPEPPLPTVLFAHPHPPSERGTGAGPAPSEEATRADPAGMSQVAPAPHSSYATRMQGDVPCSWVLFVLALWTLTSLLR; encoded by the exons ATGGGGAAGGACGCCGGCgaggcgcagcagcagcagcagccgccggacGGGGCGGGCGGCGGCGCAGGCGGCGGCGCAGGAGGAAGCAGGGGCGGTAGAACCCGCCGCTTCTGCTGCTGCGGAGACGGCGGGGCGGCGAGGGTGGTTCGGCTGCAATGCGTGGCGGCGCTCGTGCTCGGGGTGGCCGTGCTGCTGTCGGCGCTCTTCTGGCTCCCGCCCTTCGCGGGGCGGGGCGGCGGCAAGGAGGGCCCGGATCCGGGCGACGAGTTCGGAG CTGCTATAGTGGCAAGCTTTAGGCTACACAAGACAGTTCCTGAGCTGAGTGGAAATAAATCCCAGCTCGAATTGGATATATATGAGGAAGTTGGCATTCCTAATTCCACG GTGGTTGTGAATACGCTACATCCATTAGATGGATCAAACTGGACAAACATCATCTTCAACATTGTCCCTTTCCCAGAGAACGTGACTGTATCATCAACATGGTTGAGCATTCTTAGATCAAAGTTCATGTCCTTGGTTGTACGGCAGTCAACAATCCACTTGACTGAGCCCCTATTCGGGAATTCATCATCCTTTGAAGTAATTAAATTCCCAGGAGGAATAACAATCATCCCTCCACAAACTGCTTTTCTTCTTCAGAAGCCCCATGCGACTTTTAATTTTACTCTGAACTATCCGATCTACAAATTACAAGACAGAACTAACGAGTTGAAGGATCAAATGAAGGCAGGACTACTACTCAATCCATACGAG AATCTGTATATCAAATTGACAAATTTGCAAGGTTCAACAATTCTCCCTCCAACAATTGTTGAGACCTCCATTGTCCTCGAAGTTGGAAATCACCAGCCATCTGTACCAAGGATGAAGCAGTTGGCACGGACAATTACCAATTCATCTTCATCCTCGGGAAACCTGGGTCTGAATCATACAGTATTTGGAAGGGTAAAACAGATTAGCCTTTCATCCTATCTTAGGCATTCCTTACATAGTGGAGGAGGTTCTGATGCACCGAGTCCTGCACCCATGCATCATCGTGGTCATCACGGCCATCATCACCGTCACCACAGTCATGACGACAACAGGCATCCAGCTTCTGCTCCCGCTCCAATACATTTTCCTGTGCCGCAACCCAGATATAGTGCTCCACCTCCATCTGGATGTCCATACAGCAAAAACAAGCCAAAGAAAAGAGGGCCTGTTACACCAGCAGCTGAGCCTGCAGCTAATGATCACCGATCTCCTTCCATTGCTTTACCGCCACATCCATCGTCACCTTTGCCTGCTAGTCGTTCTCGACATGGTCCCAGTATGCAGGGTGGATCTCCTGTTCCTCCCCCTCCTGCTCTACCAGAGCCACCTTTGCCCACCGTTTTGTTTGCTCATCCACATCCTCCAAGTGAACGTGGAACAGGAGCAGGTCCTGCTCCAAGTGAAGAGGCAACACGAGCAGATCCTGCTGGGATGTCACAAGTGGCACCTGCACCTCATTCAT CTTACGCCACCAGGATGCAGGGCGATGTTCCCTGCAGCTGGGTCCTTTTTGTCCTCGCTTTATGGACCCTAACGAGCCTGCTACGATGA
- the LOC136451086 gene encoding uncharacterized protein isoform X3 → MGKDAGEAQQQQQPPDGAGGGAGGGAGGSRGGRTRRFCCCGDGGAARVVRLQCVAALVLGVAVLLSALFWLPPFAGRGGGKEGPDPGDEFGAAIVASFRLHKTVPELSGNKSQLELDIYEEVGIPNSTVVVNTLHPLDGSNWTNIIFNIVPFPENVTVSSTWLSILRSKFMSLVVRQSTIHLTEPLFGNSSSFEVIKFPGGITIIPPQTAFLLQKPHATFNFTLNYPIYKLQDRTNELKDQMKAGLLLNPYENLYIKLTNLQGSTILPPTIVETSIVLEVGNHQPSVPRMKQLARTITNSSSSSGNLGLNHTVFGRVKQISLSSYLRHSLHSGGGSDAPSPAPMHHRGHHGHHHRHHSHDDNRHPASAPAPIHFPVPQPRYSAPPPSGCPYSKNKPKKRGPVTPAAEPAANDHRSPSIALPPHPSSPLPASRSRHGPSMQGGSPVPPPPALPEPPLPTVLFAHPHPPSERGTGAGPAPSEEATRADPAGMSQVAPAPHS, encoded by the exons ATGGGGAAGGACGCCGGCgaggcgcagcagcagcagcagccgccggacGGGGCGGGCGGCGGCGCAGGCGGCGGCGCAGGAGGAAGCAGGGGCGGTAGAACCCGCCGCTTCTGCTGCTGCGGAGACGGCGGGGCGGCGAGGGTGGTTCGGCTGCAATGCGTGGCGGCGCTCGTGCTCGGGGTGGCCGTGCTGCTGTCGGCGCTCTTCTGGCTCCCGCCCTTCGCGGGGCGGGGCGGCGGCAAGGAGGGCCCGGATCCGGGCGACGAGTTCGGAG CTGCTATAGTGGCAAGCTTTAGGCTACACAAGACAGTTCCTGAGCTGAGTGGAAATAAATCCCAGCTCGAATTGGATATATATGAGGAAGTTGGCATTCCTAATTCCACG GTGGTTGTGAATACGCTACATCCATTAGATGGATCAAACTGGACAAACATCATCTTCAACATTGTCCCTTTCCCAGAGAACGTGACTGTATCATCAACATGGTTGAGCATTCTTAGATCAAAGTTCATGTCCTTGGTTGTACGGCAGTCAACAATCCACTTGACTGAGCCCCTATTCGGGAATTCATCATCCTTTGAAGTAATTAAATTCCCAGGAGGAATAACAATCATCCCTCCACAAACTGCTTTTCTTCTTCAGAAGCCCCATGCGACTTTTAATTTTACTCTGAACTATCCGATCTACAAATTACAAGACAGAACTAACGAGTTGAAGGATCAAATGAAGGCAGGACTACTACTCAATCCATACGAG AATCTGTATATCAAATTGACAAATTTGCAAGGTTCAACAATTCTCCCTCCAACAATTGTTGAGACCTCCATTGTCCTCGAAGTTGGAAATCACCAGCCATCTGTACCAAGGATGAAGCAGTTGGCACGGACAATTACCAATTCATCTTCATCCTCGGGAAACCTGGGTCTGAATCATACAGTATTTGGAAGGGTAAAACAGATTAGCCTTTCATCCTATCTTAGGCATTCCTTACATAGTGGAGGAGGTTCTGATGCACCGAGTCCTGCACCCATGCATCATCGTGGTCATCACGGCCATCATCACCGTCACCACAGTCATGACGACAACAGGCATCCAGCTTCTGCTCCCGCTCCAATACATTTTCCTGTGCCGCAACCCAGATATAGTGCTCCACCTCCATCTGGATGTCCATACAGCAAAAACAAGCCAAAGAAAAGAGGGCCTGTTACACCAGCAGCTGAGCCTGCAGCTAATGATCACCGATCTCCTTCCATTGCTTTACCGCCACATCCATCGTCACCTTTGCCTGCTAGTCGTTCTCGACATGGTCCCAGTATGCAGGGTGGATCTCCTGTTCCTCCCCCTCCTGCTCTACCAGAGCCACCTTTGCCCACCGTTTTGTTTGCTCATCCACATCCTCCAAGTGAACGTGGAACAGGAGCAGGTCCTGCTCCAAGTGAAGAGGCAACACGAGCAGATCCTGCTGGGATGTCACAAGTGGCACCTGCACCTCATTCAT GA
- the LOC136453995 gene encoding uncharacterized protein — protein sequence MPAGGSSYLATMGRRSFSYHRLRKLPAAAPSPPHPPATTAPTTGLELGDPPCAAASAAAIEESYRSYYRALVARGTRQRRRQQPWRGGGRPRRRLRAWGALARALRRRAAAAGARVRASVARVARRLRDGRPYVGDLFAGNYMFLQVSPTMAGGGVDGRARGAVVPFAEYYYGCKARARAGAGGVQLHPAAAAGVLYKV from the coding sequence ATGCCGGCCGGCGGCTCGTCGTACCTGGCGACCATGGGCCGCCGGAGCTTCTCCTACCACAGGCTCAGGAAGCTCCCCGCCGCCGCTCcctctcctcctcatcctcccgcCACGACGGCCCCTACCACCGGACTCGAGCTAGGAGACCCGCCGTGCGCcgcggcctccgccgccgccatcgagGAGTCGTACCGGTCCTACTACCGCGCGCTGGTGGCGAGGGGGACGCGGCAGCGGCGGAGGCAGCAGCCGTGGCGAGGCGGCGGCAGGCCGCGGCGCCGCCTGAGGGCCTGGGGCGCCCTGGCGCGCGCGCTGCGGCGGAGGGCGGCGGCCGCCGGGGCCCGGGTGCGCGCGTCCGTCGCCAGGGTGGCGCGCCGGCTCAGGGACGGCCGGCCCTACGTCGGGGACCTCTTCGCCGGGAACTACATGTTCCTGCAGGTGTCGCCCACGATGGCCGGGGGCGGGGTCGACGGCAGGGCGCGCGGCGCCGTGGTGCCCTTCGCGGAGTACTACTACGGCTGTAAGGCCAGGGCCAGGGCGGGCGCCGGCGGCGTGCAGCTGCACCCTGCAGCCGCTGCTGGGGTGCTCTACAAGGTGTAG
- the LOC136451086 gene encoding uncharacterized protein isoform X2 yields MGKDAGEAQQQQQPPDGAGGGAGGGAGGSRGGRTRRFCCCGDGGAARVVRLQCVAALVLGVAVLLSALFWLPPFAGRGGGKEGPDPGDEFGAAIVASFRLHKTVPELSGNKSQLELDIYEEVGIPNSTVVVNTLHPLDGSNWTNIIFNIVPFPENVTVSSTWLSILRSKFMSLVVRQSTIHLTEPLFGNSSSFEVIKFPGGITIIPPQTAFLLQKPHATFNFTLNYPIYKLQDRTNELKDQMKAGLLLNPYENLYIKLTNLQGSTILPPTIVETSIVLEVGNHQPSVPRMKQLARTITNSSSSSGNLGLNHTVFGRVKQISLSSYLRHSLHSGGGSDAPSPAPMHHRGHHGHHHRHHSHDDNRHPASAPAPIHFPVPQPRYSAPPPSGCPYSKNKPKKRGPVTPAAEPAANDHRSPSIALPPHPSSPLPASRSRHGPSMQGGSPVPPPPALPEPPLPTVLFAHPHPPSERGTGAGPAPSEEATRADPAGMSQVAPAPHSFSSLAT; encoded by the exons ATGGGGAAGGACGCCGGCgaggcgcagcagcagcagcagccgccggacGGGGCGGGCGGCGGCGCAGGCGGCGGCGCAGGAGGAAGCAGGGGCGGTAGAACCCGCCGCTTCTGCTGCTGCGGAGACGGCGGGGCGGCGAGGGTGGTTCGGCTGCAATGCGTGGCGGCGCTCGTGCTCGGGGTGGCCGTGCTGCTGTCGGCGCTCTTCTGGCTCCCGCCCTTCGCGGGGCGGGGCGGCGGCAAGGAGGGCCCGGATCCGGGCGACGAGTTCGGAG CTGCTATAGTGGCAAGCTTTAGGCTACACAAGACAGTTCCTGAGCTGAGTGGAAATAAATCCCAGCTCGAATTGGATATATATGAGGAAGTTGGCATTCCTAATTCCACG GTGGTTGTGAATACGCTACATCCATTAGATGGATCAAACTGGACAAACATCATCTTCAACATTGTCCCTTTCCCAGAGAACGTGACTGTATCATCAACATGGTTGAGCATTCTTAGATCAAAGTTCATGTCCTTGGTTGTACGGCAGTCAACAATCCACTTGACTGAGCCCCTATTCGGGAATTCATCATCCTTTGAAGTAATTAAATTCCCAGGAGGAATAACAATCATCCCTCCACAAACTGCTTTTCTTCTTCAGAAGCCCCATGCGACTTTTAATTTTACTCTGAACTATCCGATCTACAAATTACAAGACAGAACTAACGAGTTGAAGGATCAAATGAAGGCAGGACTACTACTCAATCCATACGAG AATCTGTATATCAAATTGACAAATTTGCAAGGTTCAACAATTCTCCCTCCAACAATTGTTGAGACCTCCATTGTCCTCGAAGTTGGAAATCACCAGCCATCTGTACCAAGGATGAAGCAGTTGGCACGGACAATTACCAATTCATCTTCATCCTCGGGAAACCTGGGTCTGAATCATACAGTATTTGGAAGGGTAAAACAGATTAGCCTTTCATCCTATCTTAGGCATTCCTTACATAGTGGAGGAGGTTCTGATGCACCGAGTCCTGCACCCATGCATCATCGTGGTCATCACGGCCATCATCACCGTCACCACAGTCATGACGACAACAGGCATCCAGCTTCTGCTCCCGCTCCAATACATTTTCCTGTGCCGCAACCCAGATATAGTGCTCCACCTCCATCTGGATGTCCATACAGCAAAAACAAGCCAAAGAAAAGAGGGCCTGTTACACCAGCAGCTGAGCCTGCAGCTAATGATCACCGATCTCCTTCCATTGCTTTACCGCCACATCCATCGTCACCTTTGCCTGCTAGTCGTTCTCGACATGGTCCCAGTATGCAGGGTGGATCTCCTGTTCCTCCCCCTCCTGCTCTACCAGAGCCACCTTTGCCCACCGTTTTGTTTGCTCATCCACATCCTCCAAGTGAACGTGGAACAGGAGCAGGTCCTGCTCCAAGTGAAGAGGCAACACGAGCAGATCCTGCTGGGATGTCACAAGTGGCACCTGCACCTCATTCAT TCTCTTCGCTGGCTACATGA